One genomic window of Metopolophium dirhodum isolate CAU chromosome 4, ASM1992520v1, whole genome shotgun sequence includes the following:
- the LOC132943062 gene encoding histidine-rich glycoprotein-like, with protein MGSITPLVTIACLIGLTSFGAAKLSDNEVAEGVIKHTHYHTGDVEHAHKHDGEAHHEHHHKGSAEHAHHHGGEFGHGHHHGGEFGHGHHHHGSADHKHHHGGEFGHGHKHHGSAEHKHHHGGEFGHGHHHGGKFGHGHEHHGSAAHKHQHHGSAAHKHHHGGEFGHGHEHHGSAEHKHHHGGDFGHGHKHGGEFGHGHQHHGSADHKHHHGGEFGHGHHHGGKFGHGHEHHGSAAHKHHHGGEFGHGHKHHGSAEHKHHHGGEFGHGHHHGGKFGHGHQHHGSADHKHQHHGSAAHKHHHGGEFGHGHEHHGSAEHAHHHGGEFGHGHHHGGKFGHGHQHHGSADHKHHHGGKFGHGHKHGGSAEHAHQHHGKAAHGHHHAGHSKHHHKHTV; from the exons ATGGGTTCCATAACTCCActg gtaACTATCGCGTGTTTGATCGGCTTGACGTCTTTTGGTGCGGCCAAATTGAGCGATAACGAAGTAGCAGAAGG agtcATAAAGCACACGCATTACCATACCGGTGACGTGGAACATGCGCACAAACATGACGGCGAGGCACACCACGAGCACCACCACAAGGGAAGCGCCGAGCACGCCCATCACCATGGCGGAGAATTCGGTCACGGACATCACCACGGTGGCGAGTTCGGACACGGGCATCATCACCACGGTAGCGCAGACCACAAGCACCACCACGGCGGTGAGTTCGGTCACGGACACAAGCACCACGGAAGCGCGGAACATAAACATCACCACGGTGGTGAGTTCGGACACGGACACCACCACGGCGGCAAATTCGGACACGGACACGAACACCATGGAAGCGCTGCACACAAGCATCAACATCACGGTAGCGCCGCGCACAAGCATCACCATGGTGGAGAATTCGGACATGGACACGAACACCACGGAAGCGCCGAACACAAGCACCATCATGGCGGAGACTTCGGACACGGACACAAGCACGGTGGTGAATTCGGACACGGGCATCAACACCACGGTAGCGCAGATCACAAACATCACCACGGTGGAGAATTCGGACACGGACACCACCACGGAGGTAAATTCGGACATGGACACGAGCACCACGGAAGCGCCGCACACAAACATCACCACGGAGGAGAGTTCGGTCATGGACACAAGCACCACGGAAGCGCGGAACATAAACATCACCACGGCGGTGAATTCGGACACGGCCACCATCACGGCGGCAAATTCGGCCACGGACATCAACACCACGGTAGCGCAGATCACAAGCATCAACACCACGGAAGCGCTGCACACAAGCATCACCATGGCGGAGAATTCGGACACGGACACGAACACCACGGAAGCGCCGAGCATGCGCATCACCACGGAGGTGAATTCGGACATGGACACCACCACGGCGGCAAGTTCGGTCACGGACATCAACACCACGGTAGCGCAGATCACAAGCACCACCACGGCGGCAAGTTCGGGCACGGACACAAGCACGGCGGTAGTGCCGAACACGCTCACCAACACCACGGCAAGGCTGCTCACGGTCATCACCACGCTGGTCACTCCAAACATCATCACAAGCACACCGTCTAA